The following coding sequences are from one Perognathus longimembris pacificus isolate PPM17 chromosome 13, ASM2315922v1, whole genome shotgun sequence window:
- the Syt8 gene encoding synaptotagmin-8, which translates to MACPLEPPLLPGPGRHGRHWGRAAPRQAPGHPGKAQSPGAAGAGGPEATASGPAGDAAAAAAYSLPFHPSGRGPPPSKPARGSALYASRAGPRPVDHGERRVPGPRWAPPALALAAGVLIACLLGALCRRRRRRRRGRQPGERRAVGLGGVSSPTAAHRVQPDVEAGEPGLGGARQWGRILLSLEYDVGSQEVKVGLKRAAELRAEGRADPCARVSVSTPAAPRHESEVHRATLCPEFEETCRFPVPAAELPRAALRVQLLDFQRFAEPRPLGELRLPLGALDPRHILERWYPLGPPGAAEPEPRGELCLSLQYLPGAGRLAVVVLEARGLRPGLAEPYVKVQLVLNRRKWRKRATSPQKGTAAPYFNQAFAFPVPVSQIQSVDLVLAVWARGRRLRAEPLGEVLLGARASGQPLRHWADMLAQARRPVAQWHRLQPPREVAGLLASKPRRRLPVPGS; encoded by the exons ATGGCCTGCCCGCTTGAGCCGCCACTCCTGCCCGGGCCCGGCAGACATGGCCGGCACTGGGGGCGGGCTGCCCCGCGGCAGGCCCCGGGCCACCCTGGCAAAGCCCAGAgccccggggcggccggggcagGCGGTCCGGAGGCCACTGCGTCCGGGCCAGCCGGGGACGCGGCAGCCGCCGCAGCCTACAGCCTCCCCTTCCATCCGTCAGGCCGCGGGCCCCCTCCTTCTAAGCCCG CCAGAGGCTCCGCGCTGTATGCTAGCAGGGCCGGCCCGAGGCCAGTAGATCACGGTGAGCGGCGGGTACCAG GGCCCCGCTGGGCCCCGCCGGCCCTGGCGCTCGCCGCGGGAGTCCTCATCGCCTGCCTGCTCGGTGCcctctgccgccgccgccgccgccgccgccgcgggagaCAGCCGGGGGAGCGGCGGGCCGTGGGCCTGGGCGGCGTGTCCAGCCCCACGGCCGCGCACCGG GTCCAGCCGGACGTGGAGGCCGGGGAGCCCGGCCTGGGGGGGGCCCGGCAGTGGGGGCGCATCCTGCTGTCCCTCGAGTACGACGTGGGGAGCCAGGAG GTCAAGGTGGGCCTGAAGCGGGCGGCGGAGCTGCGGGCCGAGGGCAGGGCCGACCCCTGCGCCCGCGTGAGCGTGTCCACGCCGGCCGCGCCCCGGCACGAGAGCGAGGTGCACCGCGCCACGCTCTGCCCCGAGTTTGAGGAGACCTGCCGCTTCCCG GTCCCGGCGGCGGAGCTGCCCCGGGCGGCGCTGCGGGTGCAGCTGCTGGACTTCCAGCGCTTCGCGGAGCCCCGGCCGCTGGGGGAGCTGCGCCTGCCCCTGGGCGCCCTGGACCCCAGGCACATCCTGGAGCGCTGGTACCCGCTGGGGCCCCCGGGCGCCGCGGAG CCCGAGCCCCGCGGGGAGCTGTGCCTCTCGCTGCAGTACCTGCCCGGCGCCGGCCGCCTGGCCGTGGTGGTGCTGGAGGCCCGAGGCCTGCGCCCCGGCCTGGCAG AGCCCTACGTGAAGGTCCAGCTCGTGCTGAACCGGCGGAAGTGGAGGAAGAGGGCCACCTCCCCCCAGAAGGGCACCGCCGCCCCCTACTTCAACCAGGCCTTCGCCTTCCCGGTGCCCGTCAGCCAGATCCAG AGCGTGGACCTGGTGCTGGCCGTCTGGGCCCGCGGCCGGCGTCTCCGGGCTGAGCCCCTGGGCGAGGTGCTGCTGGGCGCCCGGGCCTCCGGCCAGCCCCTGCGGCACTGGGCGGACATGCTGGCGCAGGCGCGGAGGCCCGTCGCCCAGTGGCACCGCCTGCAGCCCCCCCGGGAGGTGGCCGGCCTCCTGGCCTCGAAGCCCCGCCGGCGCCTGCCTGTGCCTGGCTCCTGA